In Streptomyces sp. NBC_00878, a single window of DNA contains:
- a CDS encoding RbsD/FucU family protein, with amino-acid sequence MLKGLNPLLTPDLLHALAEMGHGDTIAIVDRNFPAYSLSDRVIHLATAGVVETGEAIFSLLPLDTFVPSPLARMEIVGDPDTIPDVQAEFIRAASRSADRTLGVEPIERHAFYARTKGAFAVVKTGETRPYGCFLAVKGVLPEPEPVRPPESATSPSTTTPYRP; translated from the coding sequence ATGCTTAAAGGACTCAACCCGCTCCTCACCCCAGACCTGCTCCACGCCCTCGCCGAGATGGGACACGGCGACACGATCGCGATCGTCGACCGCAACTTCCCGGCGTACTCGCTGAGCGATCGCGTCATCCACCTGGCCACAGCGGGCGTCGTCGAGACCGGCGAGGCCATCTTCAGCCTGCTGCCCCTCGACACCTTCGTGCCGTCACCGCTCGCACGGATGGAGATCGTCGGAGACCCGGACACCATTCCCGATGTGCAGGCCGAGTTCATACGTGCCGCCTCACGGTCCGCCGATCGCACTCTCGGTGTGGAGCCGATCGAACGCCATGCCTTCTACGCCCGGACGAAGGGCGCGTTCGCGGTCGTCAAGACCGGCGAGACACGGCCGTACGGCTGCTTCCTGGCCGTCAAGGGCGTACTGCCGGAGCCGGAGCCGGTCCGCCCACCCGAGAGTGCTACCAGCCCATCGACCACGACTCCGTACAGGCCCTAA